A single window of Puniceicoccus vermicola DNA harbors:
- a CDS encoding helix-turn-helix domain-containing protein, with translation MNLGKANYAEHAYRFLSDLVPNEFIAFGTLHLRKQTLDIGANQYLPRFNEAMTGLGQVMGRFKLFNWDPSVNRGRPFQRSDFYSERDFRQTAPYCLTLKPLGVDNHCAVYVPAGNDEISFFGIERKGGPDFNESDRAFLCFAQTLLGSARRLALERDKLISRKANPAALVRAGLTYREADVLTLLADGLSNQETASSLTISLETVKEHIRNIFAKTGQRNRFAASLWALKVTERDRTRSTILHLPRVVVPVRFS, from the coding sequence ATGAATCTGGGCAAAGCCAATTATGCCGAACACGCCTACCGTTTCCTGAGCGATCTCGTCCCCAACGAATTTATTGCCTTCGGCACCCTTCACCTTAGGAAGCAGACCCTCGATATCGGTGCAAACCAATATCTGCCCCGTTTCAACGAGGCCATGACCGGCCTAGGCCAGGTCATGGGCCGATTCAAACTCTTCAACTGGGACCCCAGCGTCAACCGGGGCCGTCCGTTTCAGCGAAGCGATTTCTACAGTGAAAGGGACTTTCGCCAGACGGCCCCCTACTGCCTCACCCTAAAACCTCTCGGGGTCGACAACCACTGCGCCGTCTACGTTCCCGCCGGAAACGACGAGATCTCCTTCTTTGGCATCGAGCGCAAAGGAGGGCCGGACTTTAACGAATCCGATCGAGCCTTTCTCTGCTTCGCCCAGACTCTCCTCGGGAGCGCCCGGCGGCTCGCCCTTGAGCGAGACAAGCTCATTAGCCGCAAGGCTAATCCCGCCGCCCTCGTCCGTGCAGGTCTTACCTACCGGGAAGCCGACGTCCTCACCCTCCTCGCCGACGGACTCTCCAACCAGGAGACCGCAAGTTCCCTGACCATCTCCCTCGAAACCGTCAAAGAGCACATCCGCAACATCTTCGCCAAGACCGGGCAGAGAAACCGCTTCGCCGCCTCACTCTGGGCTCTCAAGGTCACCGAACGAGACCGTACCCGTTCGACCATCCTCCATCTCCCGAGAGTGGTCGTACCCGTGCGGTTTTCCTGA
- a CDS encoding proprotein convertase P-domain-containing protein yields MGDFSAWLTSPFGTRNELFFNDRAMPEADWELRRDYHDDELDWQFVSNAYWGEDVEGTWILELYNDTGNDLTGTLQDYEFTAAMGELLLVPEPSAYAFLMALAVIPVLLSRRRQ; encoded by the coding sequence ATGGGGGACTTTTCTGCCTGGCTTACCTCTCCCTTTGGGACTCGCAATGAGCTGTTCTTCAACGATCGAGCCATGCCGGAGGCCGATTGGGAATTGCGTCGGGATTATCATGACGACGAGTTGGATTGGCAATTTGTCAGCAACGCGTATTGGGGCGAAGATGTTGAAGGCACTTGGATCCTGGAACTCTACAATGATACGGGCAATGACCTTACTGGCACTCTGCAGGATTACGAATTTACCGCAGCCATGGGCGAGCTCCTCCTCGTTCCAGAGCCGTCGGCCTATGCCTTTCTGATGGCTCTTGCCGTGATTCCCGTATTGCTCTCCCGGAGACGGCAGTAA
- a CDS encoding DUF5069 domain-containing protein, whose translation MTQIIPLISSGTRGPLGVLHLPRLWQKVSLDIAGKLHSEYPAIGNGFDQMVLEGLGIDNESFLKFMASKPTYPQLEAWILSEKGGSLDSAAVEELNNGILGYNHDDETRKGILSAAGIEDDGSILDAVSLNNLEDWQDFHAEVIKG comes from the coding sequence ATGACTCAAATCATTCCTCTCATCAGTTCCGGCACACGCGGACCTCTCGGCGTCCTCCACCTTCCCCGCCTCTGGCAAAAGGTCTCACTCGACATCGCCGGGAAGCTCCACAGTGAGTATCCAGCCATCGGCAACGGATTCGACCAGATGGTCCTCGAAGGCCTCGGTATCGACAACGAATCCTTCCTCAAGTTCATGGCAAGTAAGCCCACCTACCCACAGCTGGAAGCCTGGATCCTCTCCGAAAAAGGCGGCTCCCTCGACTCCGCAGCGGTAGAAGAACTCAATAACGGCATCCTCGGATACAACCACGACGATGAGACCCGCAAGGGCATCCTCAGCGCCGCAGGAATCGAAGACGACGGCAGCATCCTCGATGCCGTGAGCCTCAACAACCTCGAAGACTGGCAAGATTTCCACGCCGAAGTCATCAAGGGCTAA
- a CDS encoding NAD(P)-dependent oxidoreductase produces MKTETQNSEKIAFVGIGRMGANMARRLKDCGYNVTAVNDVNHDQAASLAKEIGAKHCTSLAEVTASADVIFTVVTNDDAMRQIFTGEGDNLLTDASGKLFVNCATLTPSVQQKIEAAAKEAGAMAIEGSMASSISQAREGKLFLMIGGDEKAFEKARPILEQMSVNLKHVGPVGKASQVKALVNMVMNINTAALAEGLGLADALGLDLEMICEVFAQTGANSRVLETDAEDMIARDHEAWFMAEHAAKDSGIAKALADEAGLSLPLNDSTKGQYDKLVELGKGQMDKSAVSELTFRGRS; encoded by the coding sequence ATGAAGACAGAAACCCAAAACTCAGAAAAAATTGCATTTGTCGGTATTGGCCGGATGGGCGCGAACATGGCCCGTCGCCTCAAAGACTGCGGCTACAACGTCACGGCCGTCAACGACGTCAACCACGACCAAGCCGCCTCCCTCGCGAAAGAGATTGGCGCCAAGCACTGCACGAGCCTCGCCGAAGTGACGGCCTCGGCCGACGTTATTTTCACGGTGGTTACCAACGACGACGCCATGCGCCAGATTTTCACCGGCGAAGGCGACAACCTGCTAACCGACGCCTCCGGGAAGCTCTTCGTCAACTGCGCCACCCTGACTCCCAGCGTCCAACAGAAAATCGAAGCAGCGGCGAAGGAAGCCGGTGCGATGGCTATTGAGGGGAGCATGGCCTCGAGCATCAGCCAAGCGCGTGAGGGAAAACTATTCCTCATGATCGGAGGCGACGAAAAGGCTTTTGAGAAAGCCCGCCCGATTCTCGAGCAAATGAGCGTCAACTTGAAGCACGTCGGCCCCGTCGGCAAGGCTTCCCAAGTGAAGGCCTTGGTCAACATGGTCATGAACATCAACACGGCCGCCCTCGCCGAGGGGCTGGGGCTCGCGGACGCTCTCGGGCTGGATCTTGAGATGATCTGCGAAGTCTTTGCCCAGACCGGTGCCAACAGCCGAGTTCTGGAAACCGACGCCGAGGACATGATCGCTCGTGACCACGAAGCTTGGTTCATGGCCGAACACGCCGCCAAGGACAGTGGGATCGCCAAGGCTCTGGCCGACGAGGCCGGACTCTCCCTCCCGCTCAACGACAGCACCAAAGGCCAGTACGACAAACTTGTCGAGCTAGGCAAGGGGCAGATGGACAAGTCCGCCGTCTCCGAGCTCACCTTCCGCGGTCGCAGCTAA
- a CDS encoding ArsR/SmtB family transcription factor, translating into MELPSLVEVMNLVEITKALANEMRFDIVRWLRDPETNFRPHKDGKDFSDGVCVAVIQEKCGLSQSTVSHYMAILQRCDLVIATRIGKWTYYRRNDATVRTYLSQLQLTL; encoded by the coding sequence ATGGAGCTTCCCTCCTTGGTTGAGGTCATGAACTTAGTCGAGATCACCAAGGCGCTCGCCAACGAGATGCGATTCGACATCGTCCGGTGGCTGCGCGATCCGGAGACGAATTTTCGTCCGCACAAGGATGGCAAGGATTTCTCCGACGGCGTTTGTGTCGCCGTGATTCAAGAGAAGTGTGGATTGTCGCAATCGACAGTCTCCCACTACATGGCGATCCTCCAGCGCTGCGATCTGGTCATCGCAACCCGCATCGGCAAATGGACCTATTACCGCCGCAACGACGCTACGGTGCGGACCTATCTCAGCCAGTTACAACTAACCCTCTAA
- a CDS encoding S1 family peptidase → MRSVYSLKWLILIWVSGCFLAPIAGWGGGPPTSLVKADGSVVSGEVRDVEGSEVLVATGPSETERFPLVDLAEDSREEVLLWALPLILENDNAFQVRFYRKIESSVEDPEVGTFEVAVNNRSQLDLPEDLHLEFVIHRLDFLPLWGLDDSKKYRMTEARNEKMEIPFDGIPSGEERSYGMEAVELSDADLSLPWSEILGEEKKEDQRAEILTKVFLEVRLFVGDQLVGSFPESVAASELLAEKGLGGSQKLRRGRQGAAPVRYAPRAGPSIEIPLETLVIIDADFSTGSGFLAKIKGKPFLVTNAHVLAGAQSIKARTVGGRSIAIPDFCYLAGDRDLALIPVKDEGDFLVVSEDIAKTAAIGDPITVFGNEAGAAVATELRGNVRGIGPKQVEIDALIVEGNSGSPVIHDKSQETVGVVAYYIEYEVPRADEARWRSERGIPNADPRSDLPPEVLENLPPEVRRNLPGRGPTVIRRRFAERLDNADSWEQISFVDLSREGTAFEEYQELVTGVAEIAVQIMRTGTLPNGGYDSRELQRLVRRFHRQFDDDNRPGSAENERALNSLRYQLFSLMDSRKRETRGKISTAYFQGEFDRLSVFGGKVRTFWEGLEVY, encoded by the coding sequence ATGCGAAGCGTTTACTCCCTTAAGTGGCTGATACTGATTTGGGTTTCGGGATGTTTTCTGGCGCCCATTGCCGGATGGGGAGGCGGACCACCGACTTCGCTCGTGAAGGCGGACGGATCAGTGGTTTCTGGAGAAGTGCGGGACGTAGAAGGCTCGGAAGTGTTGGTCGCTACCGGCCCGAGCGAAACCGAGAGGTTTCCTTTGGTAGATCTTGCTGAAGATTCCCGGGAGGAGGTTCTGCTATGGGCTCTTCCGTTGATTCTCGAGAATGACAACGCCTTTCAGGTTCGCTTCTATCGAAAGATAGAATCTTCTGTCGAAGATCCCGAAGTCGGAACCTTTGAGGTCGCGGTGAATAACCGGTCCCAACTGGATCTTCCTGAGGACCTTCATCTTGAGTTTGTCATTCACCGGTTGGATTTCCTCCCCCTCTGGGGATTAGATGATTCGAAGAAGTATCGGATGACCGAGGCGAGGAACGAGAAGATGGAGATTCCGTTCGACGGAATTCCGAGCGGGGAAGAGCGGTCTTATGGGATGGAGGCGGTAGAGCTTTCGGACGCCGATTTGAGTCTGCCATGGAGTGAAATTCTCGGTGAGGAGAAGAAAGAAGATCAGAGAGCCGAGATTTTGACGAAAGTCTTCCTGGAGGTGCGGTTGTTCGTGGGAGACCAGTTGGTAGGATCTTTTCCCGAGTCGGTAGCGGCGTCTGAATTGTTGGCGGAGAAGGGGTTGGGGGGTAGTCAGAAACTGCGGAGAGGAAGGCAGGGGGCGGCCCCGGTTCGTTACGCACCCAGGGCAGGTCCCAGCATCGAGATTCCTCTCGAAACCCTTGTCATTATTGACGCTGACTTTTCGACCGGCAGCGGATTCCTCGCCAAGATCAAAGGGAAACCATTTTTGGTCACCAACGCTCACGTGTTGGCGGGGGCTCAAAGTATCAAAGCTCGAACCGTGGGAGGGCGTTCCATTGCCATCCCCGATTTCTGCTACCTGGCCGGCGATCGAGACTTGGCCTTGATTCCCGTGAAGGATGAGGGAGATTTTCTGGTGGTCTCCGAGGATATCGCAAAGACGGCTGCGATTGGGGATCCCATCACTGTATTTGGCAATGAGGCGGGAGCGGCGGTCGCAACGGAGCTGCGAGGCAATGTTCGCGGGATCGGGCCGAAGCAGGTTGAGATCGACGCCTTGATTGTGGAAGGAAACAGCGGAAGTCCTGTGATTCACGATAAATCGCAAGAAACTGTCGGGGTCGTCGCGTATTATATTGAGTATGAGGTCCCGCGGGCCGACGAAGCTCGCTGGCGGTCTGAGCGGGGGATTCCGAATGCTGACCCGCGTTCGGATCTGCCACCGGAAGTCTTGGAAAATCTCCCTCCCGAGGTTCGTCGCAATCTGCCGGGGCGGGGGCCTACGGTCATACGGCGGCGATTCGCCGAGCGTTTGGACAATGCGGACTCTTGGGAGCAGATCAGCTTTGTTGACTTGTCACGCGAAGGCACGGCCTTCGAAGAATATCAAGAATTGGTGACTGGAGTTGCAGAGATTGCCGTCCAGATTATGCGCACGGGCACCCTTCCTAACGGCGGCTACGATTCGAGAGAACTGCAGCGACTCGTTCGTCGTTTTCATCGCCAGTTTGACGACGATAATCGGCCAGGATCCGCCGAGAACGAGAGGGCCCTGAATAGTCTGCGGTATCAACTGTTCTCGCTGATGGATTCCCGAAAACGAGAAACCCGGGGAAAAATCTCAACCGCCTATTTCCAGGGAGAGTTTGATCGTCTGAGTGTCTTCGGCGGTAAGGTGAGGACCTTCTGGGAAGGTTTGGAGGTCTACTAG
- a CDS encoding type II secretion system protein: MIRHSSPTHMRASARETLGRGFTLIELLTVIAILGVLAAIIIPSLRAVRLHSVRTASASNLRQWSSAFLLYSSENGQRIPYEGSYDQPSWSQVRTPKESNAWFNVLPPLVEAPALNEMRSGDERAAMINGLTIHSGPGLEVDARENRRRPFFSYMMNSQIYSDEDGAPGNSGDALIRLVLIPNPSKTIFLTETRSSIEEGAPNEDESRVGRAKGRNNSISFRYDDRSNVAFLDGHVATVDSETLYNAGRDPSVPGGQLDDFVWYPW, encoded by the coding sequence ATGATTCGTCACTCTTCGCCAACACACATGCGGGCTTCTGCCCGCGAAACGCTCGGTCGCGGGTTCACGTTGATCGAGCTCCTAACCGTTATCGCAATTCTCGGTGTGCTTGCTGCGATTATTATTCCATCGTTGCGGGCGGTTCGTCTCCATTCGGTGAGGACGGCCAGCGCCAGCAATCTCCGTCAATGGTCTTCTGCCTTTCTTCTCTATTCGAGCGAAAATGGGCAGAGGATTCCCTACGAGGGTTCTTACGATCAACCTTCCTGGTCTCAGGTTCGGACTCCCAAGGAATCCAACGCGTGGTTTAACGTCCTTCCTCCTCTTGTAGAGGCTCCGGCTCTCAATGAGATGCGCTCGGGTGATGAGCGGGCCGCGATGATCAATGGTCTAACGATTCACAGCGGGCCCGGGCTCGAGGTCGACGCGAGAGAAAACCGGCGTCGGCCTTTCTTTTCCTACATGATGAACTCCCAGATCTACAGTGATGAGGACGGCGCTCCGGGGAACTCAGGGGATGCGTTGATTCGGCTCGTGTTAATCCCAAATCCATCAAAGACGATATTTCTCACCGAGACTCGCAGCTCGATTGAAGAAGGTGCTCCGAATGAAGATGAGAGTCGAGTGGGTCGGGCGAAAGGAAGAAATAACAGTATAAGCTTCCGCTACGATGACCGGAGCAATGTTGCCTTTCTCGACGGTCACGTAGCGACGGTAGATAGCGAGACACTTTATAATGCCGGGAGGGATCCATCTGTCCCCGGTGGGCAACTCGATGACTTTGTCTGGTATCCTTGGTAG
- a CDS encoding putative Ig domain-containing protein — MKQKLILLSYLICTICASAGSVLLNEYNAVADGNLLDDGSGSDSFFGTVAGNGGDWIELVVVGDGTSSSTVDMRGWTIELFDGDGGASQVVLSQDSYWSNVSAGTILTFIENDSSSGGSDTEFERINRLNSEGWAWTNVYLGDPALIDAANSNLNIHVSNSDTDVTVKDSSDNVIFGPAGESISEEGVNSEEVFALQANPSPSIAPTDGAYNDISNSSFGGPNIMEDGSSVQSFLPFRTPGSAPTFTIPIADAELVAGNEFVVSTAAADDNGGNLTFTLKEAPEWLSLDDHGDGTAEISGIPSDMDAGIYSVELLVEDDPSDGSDSMTFQVRVFPSSSPVILNEYDGGGEWVELVVVGDGTPGAMVDLRGWIVRISEEEESGIIEFSEDDVWSSVQAGTILLFSEENAASGGFDTDLNAADYLADSGWGSIHVWIGDEIYLNAATTADSLPVSNDDCQIAVEDDQGNTVFGPAGEGIASEGGVNDEERFQLRIDPAPSVSPIGGNYGDSDSSTPGEPNEVAGGSVQNFEAFATGSDPNSPPYFTTEPTELADYTVDIPNEYFRIVETDDPNPSDSLTLTLIEGPDWLELDDYGDGTADLFGSPSEADAGASTVTVEVSDGSFTAIQTFVLFAFNETSPVIVNEFNAVEEDTLLDSGESEDSFWGAVEGNGGDWLELVVVGDGTAESTVDMRGWIIEIAEGSETPEKIVLSQNVYWQSVRAGTILTFGDRGFDEGGLDSGVYRVSRFTDEGWGWTHVLVSDSIFVDPEGSNFGSGFSVGSSDTRITLKDPSGSVRFGPDGEEFLAAGGAGSDEVYKLEQDPLPTNASPLLANYTDGSSSTFGAPNVWDSGSNEQDFSHYQSATTPNAEPYFTFISPQFARRGDGFEAGISASDFDGISGLTLTLVDGPSWLSLSDQGEGVGNLVGIPPESASLGIQSITVSVSDGQAIVEKDFSIFVMTSSSPVLVNEYNAVDSDNFLNGGVLAQDDDGGVSSDPVFGRVEGNGGDWIELVVVGDGGPGSVDLRGWTIALADNASSPFVAEEKIVLSQDSFWSAVPSGSILTFTEKRASEGGFDTNLDAFDQSDAEGWRWSNIWIGDGSLIQFSDELTNGYSRDSETGEVSGVSFSANDSWIVLYNSDGEPVFGPVGEGIAPESGVGGTEVFELEGDPTPFTSPLVQAEDAPQIVQGYDDGSTSSFGRPNRWDGDSVIQDFTPFIPGSSGPDPLSVYLSGFGLSGNDLLPNSDSDGDGAVQIEEFAFGTDPTSGGSSPQLLESAEMEEEAFFLRLTFLRRTGGSVEGDSYWADGIAYTVLGSLDLNSWNERVKVTTNPVDLPEPPANYEWSTYQLSEPISVDSISSAGFLRVLVGAEPDSL; from the coding sequence ATGAAGCAGAAACTTATTCTACTATCTTATCTGATTTGCACAATTTGTGCCTCGGCCGGGTCTGTTCTTTTAAATGAATACAATGCGGTTGCGGACGGTAATCTACTTGATGACGGGAGTGGCAGCGATTCGTTTTTCGGAACGGTCGCTGGCAATGGGGGCGATTGGATCGAACTCGTCGTCGTTGGAGACGGAACCTCTTCATCGACTGTGGATATGCGAGGTTGGACGATCGAGCTCTTTGATGGTGACGGTGGAGCGAGCCAGGTGGTGCTTTCTCAGGACTCCTATTGGTCGAACGTCTCGGCTGGAACCATTCTCACTTTTATCGAAAACGATTCCTCGAGTGGAGGGTCGGACACCGAGTTTGAACGGATTAATCGATTGAACTCGGAGGGTTGGGCATGGACCAATGTCTATCTGGGGGATCCGGCATTAATCGATGCAGCCAACAGCAATCTCAATATCCATGTATCCAACAGCGATACCGATGTCACCGTAAAGGACTCTTCCGACAACGTGATCTTTGGTCCGGCGGGAGAGAGTATCTCCGAAGAGGGGGTCAACTCCGAGGAAGTTTTTGCGCTGCAAGCGAATCCCTCTCCTTCGATCGCTCCGACGGATGGGGCTTACAACGATATTTCGAACTCCTCCTTTGGAGGGCCCAACATCATGGAGGACGGCTCCTCCGTTCAGAGTTTTCTGCCGTTCCGCACACCGGGGTCGGCTCCGACTTTTACCATCCCGATCGCGGATGCCGAGTTGGTGGCGGGGAATGAGTTCGTCGTATCGACGGCAGCTGCCGATGACAATGGAGGAAACTTGACCTTTACTCTGAAAGAGGCACCAGAGTGGCTGAGCCTCGATGATCATGGGGATGGAACGGCGGAGATTTCGGGAATCCCGAGTGACATGGATGCCGGTATTTATTCGGTCGAACTTTTGGTGGAGGACGATCCTTCGGACGGTTCGGACTCGATGACGTTTCAGGTTCGGGTTTTTCCGAGTTCGTCTCCGGTCATCTTGAATGAATACGATGGTGGAGGGGAATGGGTAGAACTGGTGGTGGTCGGCGATGGCACGCCGGGTGCGATGGTTGACCTCCGTGGGTGGATTGTCCGCATCTCGGAAGAAGAGGAAAGTGGTATCATCGAGTTTTCGGAAGATGATGTCTGGTCTTCGGTGCAAGCTGGTACGATACTGCTTTTCAGTGAAGAGAACGCGGCGAGTGGTGGATTCGATACCGATTTAAATGCAGCCGATTACCTCGCCGATTCGGGTTGGGGATCAATCCACGTCTGGATCGGAGATGAAATCTACTTGAATGCGGCCACCACCGCTGACTCCTTGCCAGTCTCAAACGACGATTGCCAGATTGCGGTTGAGGATGATCAAGGGAATACGGTTTTTGGTCCAGCTGGCGAAGGGATCGCTTCTGAAGGAGGAGTGAACGACGAAGAACGCTTTCAGTTGAGGATCGATCCCGCTCCCTCTGTTTCTCCGATTGGCGGAAACTATGGAGATTCCGACTCGTCGACTCCGGGTGAGCCGAATGAAGTTGCTGGAGGTTCAGTTCAGAACTTTGAAGCGTTTGCGACCGGATCCGATCCGAACTCGCCGCCGTATTTTACCACCGAGCCGACGGAACTCGCGGATTACACGGTGGATATCCCGAACGAATATTTTCGCATTGTCGAAACCGATGACCCCAACCCGTCGGATAGCCTAACTCTCACGCTGATCGAGGGGCCGGATTGGTTGGAGCTCGACGACTATGGAGATGGAACTGCCGATCTTTTCGGGTCTCCGTCGGAGGCGGACGCAGGGGCTTCTACGGTGACCGTTGAAGTGTCGGATGGATCCTTTACGGCGATCCAAACCTTCGTACTTTTCGCCTTCAACGAAACCAGTCCGGTGATCGTAAACGAATTCAACGCTGTCGAGGAAGATACCCTCCTGGATTCTGGGGAGAGTGAAGATTCTTTCTGGGGAGCCGTTGAGGGCAACGGTGGAGACTGGCTGGAACTGGTCGTCGTGGGAGATGGCACCGCCGAATCGACGGTCGATATGAGGGGATGGATAATTGAGATCGCCGAAGGCTCGGAAACTCCGGAGAAGATCGTCCTTTCGCAGAATGTCTACTGGCAATCGGTGCGGGCCGGAACCATCCTCACGTTTGGAGATAGAGGATTCGACGAAGGGGGGCTCGATAGTGGAGTCTATCGCGTTTCCCGATTCACTGACGAAGGATGGGGGTGGACTCATGTTCTTGTCTCGGACTCGATTTTCGTAGATCCCGAAGGTAGTAACTTTGGGAGTGGATTTTCGGTGGGGAGCAGTGACACGCGAATTACCCTGAAGGATCCTTCGGGATCCGTCCGATTTGGTCCTGATGGTGAGGAATTTCTCGCCGCGGGAGGTGCGGGATCGGATGAGGTCTACAAGTTGGAACAAGATCCCCTCCCGACGAATGCTTCCCCACTGCTCGCGAATTATACCGATGGCTCCAGTAGTACCTTTGGTGCGCCAAACGTATGGGACAGTGGGAGCAATGAGCAGGATTTTTCCCACTATCAATCAGCGACAACACCCAATGCTGAGCCTTACTTTACTTTCATCTCGCCGCAATTTGCGAGACGAGGGGATGGCTTTGAAGCGGGAATCTCCGCCAGTGATTTTGATGGGATCAGTGGCTTGACTTTGACCTTGGTGGACGGCCCTTCCTGGCTCTCGTTGAGCGATCAGGGCGAAGGTGTAGGAAATCTAGTGGGCATTCCTCCAGAGTCCGCATCTCTGGGGATTCAGTCGATCACCGTATCGGTCTCGGATGGGCAGGCAATCGTGGAAAAAGATTTTTCGATCTTCGTTATGACGAGTTCTTCTCCGGTATTGGTGAACGAGTACAACGCGGTCGATTCGGACAATTTTCTCAATGGAGGCGTTCTGGCCCAGGATGATGACGGGGGCGTCAGTTCCGATCCCGTATTCGGTCGGGTCGAAGGGAATGGGGGAGACTGGATCGAACTGGTCGTCGTGGGAGATGGTGGCCCGGGCTCAGTAGACCTCCGGGGTTGGACGATCGCGCTTGCCGACAATGCTTCCTCTCCGTTTGTTGCGGAAGAGAAGATCGTCCTCTCGCAGGATTCGTTCTGGTCTGCGGTTCCTTCGGGCAGTATTCTCACCTTCACTGAAAAAAGAGCGAGTGAAGGAGGGTTCGATACCAATCTTGATGCTTTCGATCAAAGTGATGCAGAGGGATGGCGCTGGTCCAATATTTGGATTGGCGACGGTTCTCTCATCCAGTTCTCCGATGAGTTGACCAACGGATACTCGCGGGATTCCGAGACTGGTGAAGTAAGCGGGGTCTCTTTTTCAGCGAATGATAGTTGGATTGTCCTTTACAATTCGGACGGCGAACCGGTATTCGGTCCGGTGGGAGAAGGAATTGCTCCGGAGTCTGGTGTCGGCGGAACCGAAGTATTCGAACTCGAAGGAGATCCCACTCCGTTTACTTCTCCGCTCGTTCAGGCGGAGGATGCACCACAGATCGTCCAGGGCTACGACGATGGGTCGACCAGTTCATTCGGACGTCCGAATCGATGGGATGGAGATTCGGTCATTCAGGACTTCACCCCCTTCATTCCAGGATCAAGTGGGCCGGATCCGCTCAGCGTTTACTTGAGTGGTTTTGGCCTATCCGGCAACGATCTTTTGCCGAACTCGGACTCCGATGGGGATGGCGCCGTGCAGATCGAAGAGTTTGCCTTTGGCACCGATCCGACATCCGGTGGTTCCTCTCCGCAGCTGCTCGAGAGTGCGGAGATGGAAGAGGAAGCTTTCTTCCTGCGCTTGACCTTTCTCCGGAGGACGGGCGGATCTGTCGAGGGAGATAGTTACTGGGCCGATGGCATTGCCTACACCGTCTTGGGATCGTTGGATCTCAACTCTTGGAATGAGCGAGTGAAGGTGACGACCAATCCAGTCGATTTGCCGGAACCTCCTGCGAATTATGAGTGGTCGACTTACCAGCTCAGTGAGCCGATCTCGGTGGACAGTATCTCGTCGGCGGGCTTTCTTCGAGTCCTCGTCGGAGCAGAACCGGACTCATTGTGA
- a CDS encoding lamin tail domain-containing protein: protein MKNELLISAALCVAATTASAQLVITEVMSNSSHPGGPANGDWWELTNTGGSSVDLMNYYWDDSGPNGDDGALFPSITIAAGESIVIVDENSDNIAGFVAAWGGGFTAYSKDDFSGNNTFSGLSAGGDQIQLWDADPNVGSANLVAEVVFGESTDGHSFVWGTNGDYLGISQNNVGGAFVAPGNGAGGAGTDVGSPGFAAVPEPEFFGALAGLMVFGFAALRRRRK from the coding sequence ATGAAAAATGAACTACTGATTTCCGCTGCTCTGTGTGTTGCAGCGACGACTGCCTCCGCTCAGCTTGTCATTACCGAAGTTATGTCCAACTCCAGCCATCCTGGTGGGCCTGCCAATGGAGATTGGTGGGAGCTGACGAATACCGGAGGATCCTCCGTCGATCTGATGAACTATTATTGGGATGATAGCGGTCCCAATGGGGATGATGGAGCGCTTTTCCCGAGCATCACAATTGCTGCCGGAGAATCCATTGTCATTGTCGATGAAAATTCCGATAATATTGCGGGATTTGTCGCTGCCTGGGGCGGTGGATTCACGGCTTACTCGAAGGACGACTTCAGTGGAAATAATACGTTTTCCGGACTCTCTGCGGGTGGTGATCAGATCCAACTGTGGGATGCTGATCCGAATGTGGGGAGCGCCAACTTGGTTGCGGAAGTGGTTTTTGGCGAATCGACCGATGGGCACAGCTTTGTCTGGGGCACCAACGGGGATTACTTGGGGATCAGCCAGAATAATGTCGGCGGAGCCTTCGTCGCTCCCGGCAATGGAGCCGGGGGTGCGGGTACCGATGTTGGCTCGCCCGGATTTGCCGCAGTGCCGGAGCCGGAATTCTTCGGAGCACTCGCAGGTCTCATGGTCTTTGGTTTCGCCGCTCTCCGGCGCCGCCGGAAATAG